The Bacteroidales bacterium genomic sequence GTTAAGAAAGAAAAGCTGTTTGAGTCCGATTCCTGCGGACGAGTTCTTTTCTTTTAGCGAAGAGAATTAATTTTTAGCGATTTTTTCAGCAGCGGCGGCATTTTTTGCTTACTTTTTTTTGCTGCAGAAAAAAAGTAAGTCGGGTTCGGGGTGAAACCCCTACTAATTAAACGCTCTCGCCGTAACCTCCACCCTTGGCAATTCGCCGTAAGATTTTTTGAAGAATTTGGTTTCGATGAGGACATAACGGGCTTTCATCAGGGCAGCCCTTTTCTTTAAAATAACGCCAGCTCCCCTCATAAGATCGTCATTATCGGCATTGCCCATATCAGCTTCGTAGGATGCCTTTAAAGGGCCGATTTCGGCAAGATTATTTACGGTTGCCGGATCTTCGGTAACTATAACCTTCATCCACTCCTTTTGATTTTTTACAATGATCTTCGACGAATCAACAAGGCCCTTTTCTTTTACCGTACGGTCATCCAGTGCAATAAACACATCTCTTCTTCCGTCGGCATAAAGGATCTGGCTGATCCGCGATTTGCCAACCGATGTCATTTTATGGGCAGGAGGGGCAGTAAAACGCACATCGGTGAAAGTAATATTATATATTTTCCCTAAATAGACCTCGCGGTCGTAGGTTATAATTTTATCCAAAGCAGCCAGAGCAGCAGAATCCAGCTTATATGCCTTACCTAATCCTGCCACTCTGGCGCTTATTTCCTGGTCGGTCATCAGGGCCACATCGGGTTGTGATTGAGCCCTGAGGCAACCATACAAGGGAATCAGCAGGAATAGGGTTATCAGAAAGCGGGTCATAAAAAACGGTATGATTGATTATGTCATACCCCGCAAAAATAAAAATCAGACCGGTTCGTGATTTTTTTATTCCACCAGTGGCAGTCAAAATTACATGAACGACAGGGAAGTCAAACTTCAAAAACCATCCTTACGGCAGCGCCTTTTTCAGGAAGGTTTGAAATATCGAGCTTAGCCGATAACGTATCCAGGATCACCTTGGCAGTGGCCAGTCCTATACCGAAACCGTGAGAATGGTAGCGCAGGTTATCGGCTGTGAATAATTCATAAAGGCTTTCAAGGGCTTTTGAAGTAAACCCAGGCCCTTCATCCATGATTTCAACACCGGCAAGCGTCTCTTCATGAAAAGTGCGGATCGTAACTTTCCCGTTCTCCGGTGTGTACTTCAGGGCATTGTCAACAACCAGTTCAAGGCATGTATTCATCAGCCGCTGGTCAGCCTTGATAAAGAAATTCTCGTCGGGAAAATTATGAAGTACATTGATCCGCTGTCTTTCTTCACGGAATACTTCAAGGATCTGGTTTATTGAATTCTTAATCGACATGGGCTTCAGCGTGATCTTGTAATTCTTTGCTTTTATTTCAGTGAATAACAGAGATATTTCACTGAGCTTGACAAGCCGTTTTACAAGTGAATTGATGGCCTGGAGGTATTCCTTCTGTTCGGGACTTTCAACAATATCCTCAAGGATGAGCGTAAACCCGTGAATTCCCTGCAGGGGCGTGCGCAATTCATGGTTGATGTGCCGAATGAATTCATCTTTTGCCTTGTCGAGGTTGGTAAGCTCCTGGTAGGCCAGTTCAAGCTTTCGGTTGGTATCAGTAAGGTTGCGGTTGGCCTCCGTAATTTCGGCAGTCCTCTGCCTTACCTGTTCTTCCAAACGTACATTGATCGTTTTAAGCGCTTCGGTTTTTGCCCGCAGTTCAAGATGCGTTTTTACACGGGCTATAAGTTCTGTGGCATTGAAAGGCTTGAGAATGTAATCGACGGCACCTGTCTGGAATCCTTTGAGAATGTCCTCGGGCTCGGTTCGTGCCGTGAGATATATGACCGGAATATCGGCAATGTCCGGATCGTTTTTGAGCTTTTCACAAACCTCGTATCCATCCATCATCGGCATGGCGATATCGAGCAATATGAGGTCAGGATGCTTATAGCGTGCGATTTCGATGGCATCGGCACCGGTGGTGGCAAGCAAAACACTTATCCCTTCAAGGTGGAGCACCTCGCTCAGAAAATTCAGATTGCTGGGAATATCATCAACAATGAGAACTTCGGATTTCTTATGAGATATGTCGGCAAGCATGTACCTGTGACAAATATAAAGGTTTGAATAATCGGATTTTCCGAAATTGGAAAAAGATATTAACTATTCGATACCAGATGCTGGATACTGGATGCCAGATGCTGGATTCCGGATAATGGATGCTGAATACAATAGCATGACTGAGCTTGTCGAAGGCATGCTTCTAAAACAATACAATCCCGGTCGCTGAGCTTGCCGAAGCGGATTCCCTTCAGGCACGGGGCTAGTGATTTACACCACCCTGATCTTCTTCAGATACTCCCTGAACCTTGGCAGAATGCGGATGATCTGGTCGATCTGGTGGCCAAGAGTGAGTGATTGAAGCGATTTTCCATAACCGGCAAGCGCCAGGTTATTGTATTTTTCACCGGTGTGTATCAGAATTTTCGAAAAATGCTGCAGTTCCTCAATCGACAGAACCCGGCTCACTTCCTCGTACTGCGGAATGACGGTATTCTTCATGTCACGGATAAAAGCATCGTTTACAGTGGTTTCCGACAGCAGCAGGTTCTCGGCAACTTCTTCGGGTGTACTCTCAACAGGATCAAATATTTCTGGTCCCTGGTCATGCCTTACTGCAACCGGTAACGTGAAAATAAATGTGCTGCCTTTTCCGGGATCGCTGATGGCCCTGATCGTTCCTCCGTTTTTAACAAGCATCTCATGGCAGATAATAAGGCCAAGCCCCGATCCGCCGTGATCCGACAACCCCAGTTTTGCCTGTGAATAATCGAAATCGAAAAGGGTGTCAAGCTTATCCCTTGTCATTCCAATCCCGGTATCCATTATGCTTACTTCCGTGAACTGGTTCTTCATCCGGCAACTGATCTCAATTTTTCCCGAAGGAGGCGTAAAGTGTATGGCATTCATCACCAGGTTCTGCAACACGGTG encodes the following:
- a CDS encoding hybrid sensor histidine kinase/response regulator; its protein translation is MLADISHKKSEVLIVDDIPSNLNFLSEVLHLEGISVLLATTGADAIEIARYKHPDLILLDIAMPMMDGYEVCEKLKNDPDIADIPVIYLTARTEPEDILKGFQTGAVDYILKPFNATELIARVKTHLELRAKTEALKTINVRLEEQVRQRTAEITEANRNLTDTNRKLELAYQELTNLDKAKDEFIRHINHELRTPLQGIHGFTLILEDIVESPEQKEYLQAINSLVKRLVKLSEISLLFTEIKAKNYKITLKPMSIKNSINQILEVFREERQRINVLHNFPDENFFIKADQRLMNTCLELVVDNALKYTPENGKVTIRTFHEETLAGVEIMDEGPGFTSKALESLYELFTADNLRYHSHGFGIGLATAKVILDTLSAKLDISNLPEKGAAVRMVFEV